The Silene latifolia isolate original U9 population chromosome Y, ASM4854445v1, whole genome shotgun sequence sequence ACTTCTAAAATACAAAAAAATCACACTCTCTTCTCTCCTTCTCTTCTCTGCTCAATATTAAAGTTTCTGGGTACTGTTTTAAtatcgttccaagtctcacagttctGAGTGGGTGGAACTGCGTGGAGATtgtagtgttatccttggggaactaccggcactagctgatcgccaccacggtcgtaccgaagaaatagttttcaaggcagtggctcctACCACGGCACTACTTACGGGTTTTATTCTCTGATTTCGCTGACCATCTCTATTACGGTATTTCTGTTCCCTCTGGTTACTGCGATTATTTTTCctacaatttgaaaactatttttAGTTCTTTGTAACCATGTACGTGATTTGAAAATTGTTCTGAATTGGCGAAACTAGAGTCGTTGGATGGTCACAATTATAAGCGTTGGTCCCAGAAATTATTGATGTATTTTGAGCAATTtagaaattgattatgttttatttaatGACCCGCCTAAACCTATCACCCCTACTGATGTTGAGACGACCCCTCCGCTACTAAAGATGTTAAGTCCAATGAAGAGGATATTGCAAAATTTGTGAAGGACAACAAAACTGCTAGGTGGCATATTCTGAATAATATGACAAACACCCTGTTCGACTTATTTGCTGTGAATAAGTCTGCTAAGTTTATTTGGGAGTCTTTAGAAACTAagtatggggctgatgatgcAGGGAAAAAGAAGTATGTTGTGGGAAAATGGTTGGGATTTCAAATGGCTGACGGGAAACCTATCCTGGATCAAgtccatgtctatgaaaacttATGTGCTGATGTTGTGAATGAGGGCATGAAACTTGATGATATATTTGTAGCTAATGTTCTGCTAGAGAAACTCCCTCCCTCCTGGTCTAATTACCGAAACCAACTTAAGCACAAAAAGAAAGACATGTCCCTTAAAGAACTTATAGGGCATATGAGGATCgaggaggctaatcgccttaaagaCCTTCCTGCTAGTCAATTTGTGATTGTTCTCTTTATTCTTTCTTTGTTAAAGCTAATGGTTGAGTCCGGTGGTCCGTCTAATCTTTGAGAAatataagggtaagggtaaggccaaggttggtcgggggtaagaaccagggtcctgctaagaagaatggtccaggaAGCATACCAAACCGGTTCCTAAGATTGAAAGTCTGCTAAGGGTCCTATTGTCTATGCTATGTGGAAAACACTGggcacaaagcctaccaatgtTCTCGAGAAGAAATATGCTAAGGCCAATGTTGTTTGTGGATTTGATGATGTTATTGCGtttgtggttgtggaagctaatccGGTGGGTAATGTTCTTGAATGGGTCTTGAATCTGGAGCTTCGAGACACCTGTCTGGCGATAGGGGTTTATTTGTTGAGTTCGAGGAAGTTCTTtgatggggaatgcgtctacatgggtaattcttcatctgcaaagatcacaggcaaaggcaagatctttctcaaactcacctcggggaaaacacttgctctcagtaatgttttatttgtaccctcattgcgtcgaaaccttgtgtctggtgccttgttaaacaaagctggtttaaaacttgtttttgaggctgacaaggtggtaatgtcgcgtaatgggaaATTTGTGGGCAAAGGTTATCtttctgggggtctttttgtattaAACACTGATTCTGctattaataatattgcatcttcttctacttatatcgctgagtctattgatgtttggcatggtaggttaggtcatgtgaatgtggattacattaaaaaacttagaactatgagcttaattccgagtttgacgagtcaagaattctctaaatgtgctagctgtgttgaggctaagtttacaaagaagcctagtaaacctgtgactactaggaacacgagtcttcttgagttaattcacaccgacctagctgactttaaaaatgttgcaagtagaggtggcaagaattattatgttaCGTTTATAGATGACTGTTCTAGATACACCCGTGTCTATTTGCTTAAGAGTAAAGATGAAGTAGAACAAtcttttataaactttaaaaatgaagttgagaaccaacttgacagaaaaattaaaagggtaaggtctgatagaggtggtgagtataaatccagttatctagccgacttttgtgttgcaaacggtttaatacatgagactagtccaccttacttaccccaatccaatggtgtagctgaacgtaaaaatagaaccttaaaagaaatgatgaatgctatgcttttaagttctggcctatctgacgatatgtgggaggaagcaattctttcagcttgtcacattcttaaccatgtacctcataagaaaattgacaaaacaccctacgagatttggaagggctatcctcctaacctgagcttccttagggtatgggggtgtttagctaaagtgggtttacctgattttagaagacctaccgttggacctaagacctatgattgtgtgtttataggttatgctcaaaatagctctgcttatagatttatgtctttgagtgaccgttctatatctgaggctagagatgccgaattctttgagcatgtttttccctTTCAGAAAACTGTTGTACCATCTCCTAGTTTATCTGTTGCATCTCATGAtttgtcttcacatgctagtagtagtagcacttctattgatgttcctgttgaacctagaagaagtaaaagacctagatgcccaaagaactttggtgatgattatgatacaactatgttgtctgaacttggatacactgtttgtgctagtgatgagtttgtttcagcttttttaatagaagatgacccaaaaacctatagtgaggcaatgaaatccattgatgctaatttttggaaagattctattaaaagtgaacttgactctattgtgtcaaatcGACTTGAGTTgatgatttacctaaaggtagtaaacccattacgagtaaatggatctttaaaaagaaaatgagacctgacggtacaatagagaggttcaaagctagacttgtagttagaggctttacacaaaagaagggtattgattattttgatacttactctcctgtgaccaaaatttcaactattaggactcttgtcgccttagctgctattcataaccttgttatatatcagatggatgttaaaactgctttttttgaatggtgaactaagggaagagatctatatgactcaacctgaaggttttgtggttgagggtcaagagagtaaagtgtgtaaactgaacaagtcactttatggactgaaacaagcacctaaacagtggtatgagaaatttaacaacactttgataagtaatggctatgtggttaacaattctgattcatgtgtttattcaaaaatGATGGGATCTGATTGTGTAATTATAtgcctatatgttgatgacatgttaatacttggtaataatttggaggtcataattagaaccaaagattttttgtcatcacaatttgagatgaaggacttaggagaagctgatgttatcctaggagttaaggtcatccgaaaccccaatggaatctgtctaagtcaatctcattatgttgaaaaagtgttgagaaagtttaactgctttgattatgtgcctgctagaacaccctatgatcctagtgtaccattgtgtaaaaacttgggcaagagtgtttcccaagaagagtatgctaaaatcctaggtagtgtgatgtttttaatgaactgtactcgaccatatattgcttatgcagttagtagactgagtcgttatacacataaccctagtaatgaatactggaatgctcttcgtcgtttactaaaatacctaaaaggaacagttgacttatgtttgcattatagtaaatttcctgctgtgttagagggatattgtgatgcgaactaggttgcaggtaacgatgagatctgttctactagtggttatgtctttaccatgggtggaggtgctatatcgtggaagtcctctaaacagacttgtatagcacgctctaccatggaatctgagttcatagctcttgagttggcaggacaagaggctgaATGGTTGAGAAAACTTTTAGCTGATATACCAGTATGGGGCGGACGGCTAACACCAGTCTCCCTGCACTGTGACTCGCAGGCTgctattggtgttgcaaagaatagtgtctacaattcgaaaaagagacacattcgaataaggcacgctgcagttagacaactccaagacaATGAAGTGATtactttggactatgtgaagtccgaaaacaatcttgctgatccctttactaaagggctggctaggagactagtcattgatacgtcgaggggaatggggcttaagtccttaggtcaagagtgagacttgactaggtctaaagcttctattcctatggcgttgtatgattcatagcctttatggtggtgcttttgagacgcattTGATGAatcatacaccaggttggacttaggtccttaatgactcatgtgagaagtgctattgagaagcacttgagtcaactacgtaggtgtaacgatcattagactatgagaagtcttctgaacacatctattagtaccgaggtaaacgcaTAACTCTAAAAGAGCGCGTTCCACTTACGCGGAACGATCTTaatctgaaggtatgatatgtgttgtgaggggtatcgaccgaagctcagctaggaattcaaatcgcaagatattctctcgctgtaagtaagttgtttcctcattgcACTAAAGtgcaattcaaatcgaaagatattgatacctaagtatccaatccttcctttacccaggaatttcttcttttctttctcttcGCCATCAGTAGGGGATTGTTGGAAATGATGGCTTGCTAAAGCAACTTTCAACAATTGCCTTTTGTTTGTTTGACATCCCACATCGGTGGAATATTGCTTTCTCTCTTGGCTTATATATCAACTTGTTCTCTATTGGTTAAGTGAGTGGACCAAAGGGGCTTTTGTTGTAAGTCTTGggcctgtgggtttgggtccaaacacacacacacgcgcgcgcgccggtccggcccggctcgagctcgggctcgggtttgggtttgggtagagcacctgcggtgcgggccaaaggcccccttttacctttttgctcttgtATGTAATGGGTTGTCTACATTTTGTTTGATGGTTGTGTGTGTTGATTTAGTCAGTCAATGAGACTGTTAGTGCCTGCGATTAAGGAGCTTAATCTGCCCACTAACTCGGTCTTGACTGCTGCTTTTGTGGAGCGGTTTTGATTTGTTGTTGCTCTATTTTTACTATAAATAGAGGAACCTGTTTCACTTCTAAAATACAAAAAAATCACACTCTCTTCTCTCCTTCTCTTCTCTGCTCAATATTAAAGTTTCTGGGTACTGTTTTAAtatcgttccaagtctcacagttccgagtgggcgGAACTGCGTGGAGATTGTAGTGTTATctttggggaactaccggcactaacTGATCGTCACCACGGTCGTACCagagaaatagttttcaaggcagtggctcctACCACGGCACTACTTACGGGTTTTATTCTCTGATTTCGCTGACCATCTCTGTTACGGTATTTCTGTTCCCTCTGGTTACTGCGATTATTTTTCCTACAATAAGTTCAgctcagatccaataagttcagttcaattcagatcctataagctcagaaaagttcagatcctataagttcagttcagattctatacgttcagttcaattcagttcgaatcctataaattcagttcagttcagatcagatccatTTCAGTCTAAAAGAACAGGATCGTAGTCTTATACTATTCTTTTCAATACTATGTTTCTATCTCGAAATAGGAGGGTGTTCGGTACCTTGGGTTTTTTGGCGTGTTTGTCACCATAAATATTTGTCAATCATAACACCTTGACATGTGCGTCAAGTTATTTACAAACTTAGTTATGCAGCTTGGAAAGATGATAACACTACGGGTATTGGATAGACAAGCTCTTGGATGGATAACATTACTAAGGATGGCTTCTCGGGAGATACAATGCATGTTGCCTTACTCTCTGAATCAGCGAAACAGGCGGAGGCAATTGGTATCAGACAGGTTCTTAGGTGGGCTCTCCGGAAAGGATTCCATCATATTAACATTTCGGCTGATTGTCTACAGGTTATCTTGCAGATCCTCGGAGTCATCAAAAGAAGTCACCACTTAGTTTCTGTTATTAGTGATATTCTAGATTTAGGGAAGTATTTCCATTGTTTAAGTTTACGCTTTATTCCTAGATCTATGAACTCTCTAGCACATAGCATTGCTAGAGAGGCCAAGAACTTTGTAGGTATGGTCTTCTACTATCcaactgtcaaaaaaaaaaaaaaatgaataaacaTAAATGACTAGTTGAATGAAGAGTATTTACATGATTTTCTCGGTTTCAGGGCGGATCAAAGATGAACACTCAATCGGTCAGAAATAGTTTTTTAGCTGGCTACATCTACGACGTATAAAACTGTAGCCTAGAGCTTGTTTGGGTGTTTAGCAAATCCTGGTTCATGTCATGGTTCAGGACCTATTCCAAGCAATTGTGTTGGATACGAGGGGAAGAATAATGACATTTACAAATGATCTTGTCGTCACCAAATTAGTTTTTGAAACAATATTATGGATTAATTATAAAGCAGCAGTAACTACTCAGTACTCAGTAGGAGAGGAAGCGTTGTGCAACTGCCATATCCGTTTCTCATCTTAAAGAATGCTTGCTGGCCTGAGGCCTTAATAACATCACAAATTCAACCTACTTATCTTTAGAGGCCAGCAATAACTCCGGCGAAAGCCAGAATTTTTCGTACACATGAAAATGCATGTTTCTCCACTTTTCTCTATTAGAGTTTCAACTTACATATGCAAATCCGGTTTTCTactctcccttctctcttcatCGGAGAAAGGGAGGGAATCAAAATTTAAAACAATGGACACAAATACTGTCTGGTATCGACGTTACTCACCTACACCTTCAACTCTCTGTCTCATAAACAACTCTCTGTCTCATATGGCCTCTATTTACCAGTTACCATACCGGTATGCAACCAATATTTGATGAGACCGACTTACATTAACTTCTACTCCAGCTCATCTTCATCTGGTAGAATGGGTGTAAGTAAAGTATATCTCACCCGTAAAGATATTTTACCCTTCTCAACCTGAAGCTTTGCTCCGGAAACAACCCAGTAACCTGGTGTATCTTGTGGGCCCCTTGTCATCTCCGTAGTGTCAACAAACTTCAAAAGCTTGGGTGCTTGGACTGTAACTGGTGGGCCCCCAGGATAGACGGCAGAGTTGATATTCACGTCAGCCGGTTGTGGTGGTGGCCTTGCGGCAGCAGCGAAGTGCTGGCTGATTAATGTTGATATAAGCCCCGATTTGCGACCCAAACCTGGTGACCCATCCCATTCAGGATTCTTTATCAGAGTGGCCCCTACCACGGTGGAATAACCAAGTCTAAGAAAGAGTAATTTCTTGAACCCATAATCCGCAACTTGCAATTGGGCCCTAGTTACGATTGCAAGGTCATCATCGGGTTCAACTGGAGCAGTGCATACATGAGAGAAGTTCTTCCAACCGACTTTCTCATAGAACCTGCGATCGTAAGATTCCTGCTCATAATTTCCAGTTGTGTCATCATTCAGTTGAAAGACTTTTGGAAGAGATGACAGGTGTTGCAGGTGGATGGCTAGGCGATTGCTTCTTCTGCCTTCAAGATAAAGCCGTAGACCAGTCACTGGCCTTCTACCAACATCAACCTGTACCCCTCATTGACAAGCAACAGAAATTAGCTGGAAGTTACATGAGAAAATAGTCGAAAATCCCATATAAAATTACTTTGAATATATCCTATTTAAGAAAATTTCACTGGAGACTCAGCTTTGCAATATGAAAGAAGAAAGCGAAATGGTTCACTTAACTCTTAATACCTCTTGTATCATGACATAAAGCGTGCAATGAATTTACGAAGCAATTTTCATAAGGGATCAACCGAAAACATCTATTATACGTCTTTAGCAAAGGGGTAGCCCCCGCCCCCCCATTGAGACGATGAGTCAATGTTGTTCATCCTATTAAATGTTTCTGTCATTTTAAATATAAATGCAGATGAAAATATGGTAAAAAAATTTAACATAGGAATTGTTCTTAGAagaaatctcatataaagaaggAATGATAGCCAGCAAAGATTAATTACCGCACTAGTATTGACATAGAGCCTTGGACCCATGAAGCTAAACTGAAGCGAAGCATAATTCTGTTCCTTGCGTTGAGGACCCAATGGAAGTTCGCTGAACACAGGTGCCCACTGTCTTGGCAGCTGAAATTCTAAAAACTGATGAAGTTCTTCTGTAGGCGGCTTGTCTGCCAACATAAGCCGAAAACAAAAACGACGTTATAATAGGCAGGCACTTCCAAACATAAAATGCTAATTCCAGAAGATGAGGGTGGGTGTGTGatattaaaaaaaagaaaaaaaaaaaaaaaaaaactcaaaaggTTAAAATAATAAACACCCACCGTCACTAAGAATAAGTTACAGTTACACAAACTTACAGCGAAGGTATAGATTTATAGCATGGCTTAAGAACCCACTCCCAGGGACACCATTCAACAGCGATGTAATTGGGATAAACGACATTGAAATAACGTCTGGCTCAGACAGTACAGTTTGTAGCCACTGGTGATGGGGAAGATTCCTATTTTCACTTCCGCCTCTCCTTTTGCAAATGGTAGTAACTTCCTTAAAAATTAAAAtagcaaaaattacaaaaatgtgTGAGTAATTATATAGCAAAAACCTGCCCAAATAACAAGGAAAATGCTTATTGAAATACCTCTTTATGTGAGTATGAACAAGAAGGACTCATGTCGGCGAATCTCAGTCGCTGTTCGTGGCCTTGAAACTACATAAAGCAAACCGATCATACAAGTAGTGTCAGGTGGTAAGCTCCAGGCCTCCATGATTATTCAAATAGCGTAATAGACAAATTACATAGGTTAACTAAAACAACAGTGATACTTCCTATTACTTATGATCTTCACAGCCCACCGAAACTGTGATGCttaaatgatgaatgctatgttACCCAGACTCGTCTACTCGTATCCGGCAAAATACATATCGGAGTATCTGATACATTTTGTGCGAAAATTTCAatattttg is a genomic window containing:
- the LOC141633934 gene encoding MACPF domain-containing protein At4g24290-like, whose amino-acid sequence is MALNLPAAEAAGVAIGSIGRGYDISTDLRLKFCKGESVESHLIEINEDKCQEIALPGGIVVPNVPNSIKCDKGERTRFRSDVLSFQQMSEQFNQKIALTGKIPSGLFNTMFEFSGCWQKDAAYTKTLAFDGVFITLYTVALQKSHLVLRDHVKQAVPSTWEPAALARFIEQFGTHIIVGVKMGGKDVIYVKQQHSSTLGHADVQKKLKEMADKRFIDANGECDMNSDNACHNDKFQGHEQRLRFADMSPSCSYSHKEEVTTICKRRGGSENRNLPHHQWLQTVLSEPDVISMSFIPITSLLNGVPGSGFLSHAINLYLRYKPPTEELHQFLEFQLPRQWAPVFSELPLGPQRKEQNYASLQFSFMGPRLYVNTSAVDVGRRPVTGLRLYLEGRRSNRLAIHLQHLSSLPKVFQLNDDTTGNYEQESYDRRFYEKVGWKNFSHVCTAPVEPDDDLAIVTRAQLQVADYGFKKLLFLRLGYSTVVGATLIKNPEWDGSPGLGRKSGLISTLISQHFAAAARPPPQPADVNINSAVYPGGPPVTVQAPKLLKFVDTTEMTRGPQDTPGYWVVSGAKLQVEKGKISLRVRYTLLTPILPDEDELE